A portion of the Microtus ochrogaster isolate Prairie Vole_2 unplaced genomic scaffold, MicOch1.0 UNK25, whole genome shotgun sequence genome contains these proteins:
- the Ubl4b gene encoding ubiquitin-like protein 4B — MFLTVKLLLGRRCSLKVSGKESVATLKKLVSQHLQVPAEEQHLLFRGQLLDDDKHLSDYSIGPNASINVIMRPPEEAALDKTHPPQPLWLQLGQVLGKHFGPKDAKAVLGLLRQEHEERLQRLSLEALEQLVGQLLAQQQLEELAEEKEDLAAASELQQCDEGGGEEEEEEEKNGKEADQQTGPS, encoded by the coding sequence ATGTTCCTCACGGTCAAACTGCTCCTGGGCCGAAGATGCAGCCTGAAGGTCTCTGGAAAAGAGAGTGTGGCCACACTGAAGAAGCTGGTTTCTCAACACCTGCAGGTACCAGCGGAGGAGCAGCACCTGCTGTTCCGGGGCCAGCTCCTGGATGATGACAAACACCTCTCCGATTACAGCATCGGGCCCAATGCCTCCATCAATGTCATCATGCGGCCTCCAGAGGAGGCAGCGCTAGACAAGACCCATCCGCCCCAGCCCCTGTGGCTCCAACTGGGCCAGGTCCTAGGCAAACATTTTGGGCCTAAGGATGCCAAGGCAGTGCTGGGGCTGTTGAGGCAAGAGCACGAGGAGCGCCTGCAGAGGCTGAGCCTGGAGGCCCTGGAGCAGTTGGTGGGCCAGCTCCTGGCACAGCAGCAGCTTGAAGAGCTGGCTGAGGAAAAGGAGGACCTGGCTGCTGCCTCAGAGCTCCAACAATGTGATGAAGGAGgcggagaagaggaggaggaagaagagaagaatgggAAGGAGGCTGATCAGCAAACTGGTCCATCCTAA